CTTTGGTGCTTCTTCAAGCTGCTTTCGAGTAAATGCGTTACTTTTCAATAACTCATTAATGATGTCGTTCTTCGTATCATTCCatttgctggaaaaaaaaaaaaaattcagattgattgattgtttgaTTGCTCTCctcataaatgaacaaaaatcatACACGAGAACATGCTAAATTTCAGCCAACATAGTAGCTGTGTCCGAAACCGCTCCCTATCTactatatagtgcactatatcgggtgtcagctattttgtagtgctgtccgaattctgagtgaacgacttcattccctacattcgttcactactttttacccacaatgcattctgatttcgaGTGTACAACCGACGAGCTTGAAGAGAGAGCGGGTGAGTTTAAATGAGAGATGccatttaatttacaaaaatgatgataatttggtggatatttaaaaatgttcgttGGTGGCGTATTCATTCTGATGTCAAATTAACGCTCTACGGCCATTGTCATCTTATCTGTGTGCAAAAACACTGCTCGGGAGAGTTTCAAGAtactacaaacaataaatacagaaaattatGAACGTGTTAATGTGAGTTTATTTTCgttgacagtattttaatagtatttaatgattatgaacatataagcactacaaaacaaattaataatatactatcaatgaaaccacaaagctgattacaacataaagtcattttaagtgttattgctatttatatttaatataaaagtacatatgtgaataagatatttttgcAACAGCCAAGTCTCATGCACAGTGTAGCCTACACGTCACCGTCCGAATccgttcacttcattttgttcaCTCCTTCTGATATAGTCCACTCATCTGCCTTACACTAAAAAGGGattagtgaatgagtgaacGAGTGAACGAGTGAGCGATTTTGGAGTGTCTCAGAACAAGGCAGTTCACCAGATTTCCAACCTCATCACACTGGATAGCggatatataaaaaatacaaaaggaCATTTCTATAAAAGGACATTTCTTACCTCtgtatttgctgaaaatttccGTAATTTTGAAACTGGAGAAAAGACCTCCACAACTCTAGGACCACTGTCCTAATTACTCTATAGCAAACAAACAATGATTTTGAAGAGGAATAGattatatatgcattatatCAAGAGAGCAAAACAATAGCCTTCTAATCTAGACAAATATATcaacaaaatacaaacataaaaagataatttattctgttttactGGTTCAAAATGATTTTCATGAAGGCTTTTTATTACATTGTCTTACCGCAAAGGCAGTAATAGTTGGTTATCTTTGCTTTTGGTTGTCTCCTCTTTAATGACTGGAGTAAGTACATACAAAATGCCACGAATGCAGAACTCCAAAAAGGTTTGTCTGCAAGACagaaaagaacaaataaaaagtcttaatattttaatatttacatagtAAACAAATATGAGTCTCACACAGACGCTTTATGTTTCTTACCTGTTAGAGGATATATCGTTCCCTTCAAGAATAAGCGTTATGTGGTTAACTTTGTGAAGAAACCTGTTGACTTCAGCAATCCCAAAGCCGACTTCAGACAGTTTTTCATAAACAGGAAGAGAGTAAACAACTGTGCTTTTGACAACAGCCCTgtgaaacatgcaaaaaaaaaaaaaaaattcagggatcttttttgttttaaacctTTAATCAGTCATTAACATTGCTTTAGGTATTAAGTTCTGTCAGATGTTTATGAAATATATCTATATGAACTGCATGAACATGAAGTGTCAGATATGTGGTTTCATATTCATTCACCATAAATAATGTgatgtttcatttcatttcaaacaaagtttaaaatgagATTTACCAGTTGGACTGATTGAATCTGTCCAAACCAAGAGCTGCATTTCCACGATTATAATATTCCTGGGCTGCGGCCTCAAAGAATTTACCAAAATTAAGTTCAGTCCAActagaaaagaaaaatggaatGATAAATGACAGATGAATGATACAATGCAGAGTAAAACCTCCAAAATAAAATTGAACCACATTCAACAGAATTCAGCTCAAGAGTTATTCACGTTAAGGATCTAACATACTAACAGTGGATCATTATGGTTCAAGTGATTCTAAAGATAATCATTTTAGTAGCATGAAAAAAATGAGGATTAATTATGCATTGATTTAAATGACATTTGTAATATTCCACATTCTGAGTATATTTCTTCCTTACTTCAAAAAACCGCGCCTTGTATCTGGGTCTAAAAGCACATGATACTTTTCACTTGAGTTTTTCAACTCGGTTAGCTCTGCCCATTGCCTGTAACACACAAAACTCAAAGATTTTCTTTAATGCTCATTTTACTTCATATTCTCATACATTTGTGCAGCACTGTACTCTTACTTCATTGAATCCAAGTATTCTGCATGGAATGATGGGCTTTCAGTGTGTTCCAAAACCTTATCCCAGTAAAAAACAATCAGTCCAGATGCAGTTCTAGGAAACAGAAAAAGTTAAATAGTTATTTAGAGATGTCTTTTAAACAGATTAAGTACAGCATTGTAGTTAACAAAGGTTTTTACCTTAATGATATAAGGAAatcattcttttctttttgtctttccAAAATTGAAATTTCAAAGGCTTTCTGTCTGATCTGATCCATAACCATCTGCCCGCTTTGGACAAGATAAGGTGTGGTTAAAATGACATGCAATGTAATGGGCTTATGGATGCATTTTAGACCAATACTCTAAATGTGGAGGACAATAATTCAGTTTAGTTGCTTTGAGCTCTAACAGCATGGTTTTAAACAGCTCTTACTCCTTGTGAAGTTGGTTAAAATCTGCTTTTCCAATCTCCATAACAGTATCCACCCCAGCTTCAAGCATGTTCACCAGCTGGGACTTCACCACCCTGATGCCAGAAACACACAATGTCACCTTTTAATACCCTgcactttaaaaagtaaaattactttgtaaaatgtatataaatacatgcTAATCATTACAAAATATGATCATACAGATAAATTAAATACAGCATTAAACAAGGTGTAGTGAGGTCATACGCCTTAGCCAGAAGGTGACTGAAGAACTGCATGGGTTTACTGTAGACTGGAGGAGCTCCTGGAAGATAGTACGACTCCACTTCTCTAATAAACAAGTCACATGAATAAATCAAGTTATGAGCAAAATCTGAGAGGCACATAGCATGGATGGTGGATTTGTAAGGCCATTATGTTCAatgcacaaacacatttttgaccagaactttggcaaaacaaCACTAGAGTTTGTCAACTCTCAGTGAACACATGCTTACTTCCAGATGTCTGCCATCGTCTCGTTTTTTAAGGTCTTACGGTAAATCTTCATATACCTGTAGAAGAAAAGCACATTCGTGGGTAATACATTACTCATGGGTTTCAGAGAACTGGTTAGAGGTAAACGAGATCCATTAATGTCTTGTGTAAAGATAATAAAGCTCTTACGGAAAGAAAAACTTGTCAAAGACCTGCCGGATCGTTGCCGCAAATGTACCACCAGCCATTAACGTAAAAAGTCTCCTGTGAATCAAAGAACAGAAgctataaatatattacaattacatttccaTAATACCTTTGATTTAACTGCACTGTCACTAGTGAATGAGACCAAAAACTTCAACTAAGTTAAGCTGGATGACGACACTAACTTTGCAACATCCACACTGTTATTGAACAACACTGAACTAAATCaaactgaat
This portion of the Onychostoma macrolepis isolate SWU-2019 chromosome 19, ASM1243209v1, whole genome shotgun sequence genome encodes:
- the si:rp71-15k1.1 gene encoding uncharacterized protein si:rp71-15k1.1, producing the protein MNKILAILSLTAFLCCCGVQSAESYDDLRRQILNSGTVVFLDFLEKVRNATEKLVRDDQFRKSRISIQGHMKALRELAKPLKNTEDATESQDNSAISPRRLFTLMAGGTFAATIRQVFDKFFFPYMKIYRKTLKNETMADIWKEVESYYLPGAPPVYSKPMQFFSHLLAKAVVKSQLVNMLEAGVDTVMEIGKADFNQLHKDGQMVMDQIRQKAFEISILERQKEKNDFLISLRTASGLIVFYWDKVLEHTESPSFHAEYLDSMKQWAELTELKNSSEKYHVLLDPDTRRGFLNWTELNFGKFFEAAAQEYYNRGNAALGLDRFNQSNWAVVKSTVVYSLPVYEKLSEVGFGIAEVNRFLHKVNHITLILEGNDISSNRQTFLEFCIRGILYVLTPVIKEETTKSKDNQLLLPLRVIRTVVLELWRSFLQFQNYGNFQQIQSKWNDTKNDIINELLKSNAFTRKQLEEAPKNFVEAIHRTLEKLKQYTDLVDGFDERINPTFLALEHHAMHQYIMFNDVWDLLLE